A portion of the Bactrocera neohumeralis isolate Rockhampton chromosome 2, APGP_CSIRO_Bneo_wtdbg2-racon-allhic-juicebox.fasta_v2, whole genome shotgun sequence genome contains these proteins:
- the LOC126751400 gene encoding putative inactive tyrosine-protein kinase Wsck, whose amino-acid sequence MSAKTFETPQRTVHTQRQKNTYNNGHRPAKAWSHTWRSRYGSDGSSNTSSNTKSSTHLFTQRSGRSMLQSLLLYFTVLLTLANAQNTEQLQIVPIAGESTFFYVGCYTARTDLLQESIYSKTPRTCVEICEHQNFSYAILSAERCFCMNNVIAKDRQDDKLCNTRCLADKSQYCGGVGVHSYYSTIWATKTAPRNLRVNNVTEYTITVAWDSHLSPSKVFVAGIEAAAMNPVQEITNFRIRTHVLRTYSTLPFFPQPEFIVQSMETSFEITDLHPATEYNITVEAMCAQVVCGNASLHATTEVGMPSPRPPQPRVIRTTDSTMNIEIPPMRNDNGPLSKVLVIVERVDASLSQPFDTGLLGGWQKSQDDGLPYYIAAQLDYNGPDDNRKRQFIVGDGRHYGPYLNVPLNTTGADIHISLGLVSTLNGVTKTLYTRGSHDQHTITLDNFQYATFDSGRASIIALTVTCIVFAICLILSVFTYFYLRYKTCQARGGLNRNAHEMTMQQPIIERENNGFVVEDELLPAENFRQQLDVLISALDPSKRLPRNALRMNVNDIFADGRYGEVITGKFISAALPEASADCQLHVLALDDLQGKEQAHLLRDFRNLSKLQRHEHLLDFYGISSSTDWFYLVFEHQTVSLKRRLIESRRVPNTAPMQRITALSEELVLQWIYEIASALEYLSSCKVVHKQLCSHNIFVTADAKLKVSVFGPIPYVQNEKKIDITRWLAPEALRYQHFSVKSDVWSFACVAWECCTLGGTLYANITNTQQLLDAIKSGSRPAQPSFVFQDLYQLLLNCWQLEPSERINFEEIAYNVRQLMTSPRHALCFDRVPELPGDNVLDTLPYYMPMLEMLN is encoded by the exons ATGTCAGCAAAGACTTTTGAAACACCTCAACGAACGGTGCACACACAACGGCAAAAGAATACCTACAACAACGGCCACCGCCCAGCTAAAGCGTGGAGTCACACCTGGCGAAGTCGCTATGGCAGCGACGGTAGCAGCAACACCAGCAGTAATACCAAAAGTTCAACACACTTGTTTACACAACGTTCTGGTCGCAGCATGTTGCAATCGCTGTTGTTATATTTCACCGTACTCCTAACTTTAGCAAACGCTCAAAACACCGAACAATTACAGATCGTGCCTATCGCAGGTGAGTCAACATTTTTTTACGTCGGTTGCTACACTGCGCGCACAGATCTCCTGCAGGAGTCCATTTACTCGAAGACGCCACGGACTTGTGTGGAAATATGCGAGCATCAAAATTTCAGCTACGCTATTTTATCCGCGGAACGTTGTTTCTGCATGAACAATGTCATCGCGAAGGATCGTCAAGATGATAAACTGTGCAATACACGCTGCTTAGCTGACAAATCACAGTATTGTGGTGGCGTTGGTGTACACAGCTACTATTCAACTATATGGGCCACAAAAACGGCACCGCGCAATCTCCGCGTGAACAACGTTACCGAATACACCATAACAGTAGCTTGGGACTCGCACTTGTCTCCTAGCAAAGTTTTTGTGGCTGGCATTGAGGCCGCCGCAATGAACCCAGTACAAGAGATTACGAATTTCCGCATACGTACACATGTACTGCGCACGTACTCAACGCTGCCTTTCTTCCCGCAGCCTGAATTTATAGTGCAGAGCATGGAGACAAGCTTCGAAATTACTGACCTACATCCGGCCACTGAGTACAATATAACCGTCGAGGCAATGTGCGCACAAGTGGTATGTGGCAATGCCTCACTACACGCTACTACCGAAGTGGGTATGCCTAGTCCCAGGCCCCCGCAGCCACGTGTGATCCGCACAACAGATTCCACTATGAACATAGAAATCCCGCCGATGCGTAATGATAATGGACCGCTGTCCAAAGTGCTGGTAATTGTGGAACGTGTAGATGCCTCGTTGAGTCAACCGTTCGACACCGGACTACTGGGTGGTTGGCAAAAATCCCAAGATGATGGATTGCCGTACTACATAGCAGCACAGCTGGATTACAATGGACCGGACGATAATCGAAAGCGGCAATTTATTGTGGGCGATGGCAGGCATTATGGGCCTTATTTGAATGTGCCATTGAATACGACTGGCGCTGATATACACATCAGCTTGGGTTTG GTAAGCACTTTGAATGGTGTAACAAAGACCCTGTATACACGTGGTTCACACGATCAACACACAATTACATTGGATAATTTTCAATACGCCACCTTCGATTCGGGCCGCGCTTCCATTATTGCTTTGACCGTGACTTGTATCGTATTTGCCATCTGTTTGATACTCAGCGTGTTCACGTATTTCTATTTGCGCTACAAGACCTGCCAGGCGCGCGGAGGTTTGAATCGCAATGCTCATGAGATGACCATGCAACAGCCGATTATCGAGCGCGAGAACAATGGGTTCGTTGTGGAGGATGAGTTGCTGCCCGCTGAGAATTTCCGCCAGCAGCTTGATGTGCTCATCTCGGCTTTGGACCCCAGCAAACGGTTGCCCCGCAATGCATTGCGCATGAATGTTAATGACATATTTGCGGATGGACGCTATGGTGAGGTAATTACTGGCAAATTTATCTCGGCTGCATTGCCGGAAGCTAGCGCCGACTGTCAACTGCATGTGCTCGCTTTGGACGATTTGCAGGGTAAAGAGCAAGCACACCTGCTACGTGACTTCCGCAATCTTTCCAAGTTGCAGCGACACGAGCATTTACTCGACTTCTATGGCATATCGTCTAGCACCGATTGGTTTTATTTGGTCTTTGAGCATCAAACCGTAAGTTTGAAACGTCGTCTTATCGAAAGTAGGCGCGTGCCTAACACGGCGCCAATGCAACGTATTACTGCACTCTCCGAAGAGTTGGTACTACAGTGGATCTATGAGATAGCCAGCGCGCTCGAATACCTTAGCAGTTGCAAAGTGGTGCACAAACAATTGTGTTCACATAACATTTTCGTCACGGCCGATGCCAAACTAAAGGTGTCGGTATTCGGTCCAATTCCGTATGTgcaaaacgaaaagaaaatcgacataaCACGTTGGTTGGCACCGGAAGCGTTACGTTACCAACACTTTTCCGTCAAATCGGACGTGTGGTCGTTCGCTTGTGTCGCTTGGGAGTGCTGTACACTGGGCGGCACGTTATATGCCAATATCACAAACACACAACAACTACTTGACGCAATTAAGAGTGGTTCACGACCTGCCCAACCGTCATTCGTCTTTCAGGACCTGTACCAACTATTGCTCAACTGCTGGCAGCTAGAGCCAAGTGAACGTATCAATTTCGAGGAGATCGCGTATAATGTGCGTCAGCTAATGACATCACCGCGACACGCGTTATGCTTTGATCGAGTGCCGGAACTGCCCGGCGATAATGTGCTCGACACGCTGCCATATTACATGCCAATGCTGGAAATGCTGAACTAG
- the LOC126751401 gene encoding atlastin — MPGTAIQIINTSEEHTFVLNEDALSEVLMRDEVKDRFVCVVSVAGAFRKGKSFLLDFFLRYLYSKYVRHDVVTDWIGDENEPLTGFSWRGGSERDTTGILMWSEIFLHDYPNGDKVAIILLDTQGAFDSQSTVRDCATVFALSTMVSSVQIYNLSQNIQEDDLQHLQLFTEYGRLALADTGKKPFQRLQFLVRDWSFPYEAEYGALGGDKILKRRLEVSDKQHPELQSLRRHIAACFMEVACFLMPHPGLSVATNPKFDGRLKDITPEFKQSLRTFVPMLLSPDNLVYKEISGQRVRARDLIQYFQSYMSIYKGNELPEPKSMLVATAEANHLTAVASAKELYNQLMEEVCGGTKPYLSTAHLEAEHFRIKDQALFQFASKRKMGGEEFSEKFRQQLDVDLEDSYVTYKAHNESKNIFKAARTPAVYFASAVICYVLSGIFGLVGLYTFANFCNLVMGVALLTLALWAYIRYSGEMGDFGVKLDEFATFMWENFMKPIYQGCMEKGIQHVATHAAEAAVGGRTASSAMNGKVKKS, encoded by the exons ATGCCTGGAACGGCAATCCAGATAATAAACACATCGGAGGAGCACACTTTTGTGCTCAACGAAGATGCATTGAGCGAAGTGTTAATGCGCGACGAGGTCAAAGATCGCTTCGTATGCGTCGTATCAGTTGCTGGGGCGTTTCGTAAAGGCAAAAGTTTTTTGCTTGACTTTTTTCTGCGCTACCTATACTCCAAG TATGTGCGTCATGATGTGGTAACCGATTGGATTGGTGATGAGAACGAACCGCTGACCGGCTTTTCGTGGCGCGGCGGTTCTGAACGTGATACCACTGGTATCCTAATGTGGTCCGAAATATTCCTGCACGATTACCCGAACGGCGATAAGGTGGCCATCATTTTACTCGACACACAGGGTGCATTCGACAGCCAGAGCACAGTGCGCGATTGTGCTACCGTTTTTGCGCTCAGCACAATGGTTTCATCCGTGCAGATATATAATTTGTCACAAAACATACAGGAAGACGATCTGCAGCATTTGCAATTGTTCACAGAATATGGTCGCTTAGCATTGGCCGATACAGGCAAGAAGCCGTTTCAACGCTTACAGTTTCTGGTGCGCGATTGGAGTTTTCCATACGAGGCCGAGTATGGCGCTCTGGGTGGCGATAAGATACTTAAGCGCCGCCTAGAAGTGTCAGACAAACAGCACCCGGAACTGCAGTCGTTGCGACGACACATTGCAGCCTGTTTCATGGAAGTGGCATGTTTCTTGATGCCACATCCAGGCTTAAGTGTAGCGACCAACCCTAAATTCGACGGGCGTCTCAAGGATATCACACCCGAGTTCAAACAGAGTCTACGCACATTTGTACCGATGCTTCTGTCGCCGGACAATTTGGTATATAAGGAAATCAGTGGCCAACGGGTGCGTGCACGCGACCTCATACAGTACTTCCAGTCATACATGAGCATCTACAAGGGCAATGAATTGCCTGAGCCGAAGAGTATGCTTGTC GCCACCGCCGAAGCTAATCATTTGACAGCCGTTGCATCAGCGAAGGAGCTTTACAATCAGCTAATGGAGGAGGTTTGTGGCGGAACCAAACCGTACTTAAGCACGGCACATTTAGAGGCCGAACACTTCCGCATCAAAGATCAGGCATTATTCCAA TTTGCATCGAAACGAAAAATGGGCGGCGAGGAATTCTCTGAAAAGTTCCGGCAACAATTGGATGTGGATCTGGAAGACTCCTACGTCACTTACAAAGCGCACAATgagagcaaaaatattttcaaggctGCACGCACGCCGGCCGTATATTTTGCCTCTGCAGTTATTTGTTACGTACTAAGCGGAATATTTGGCCTCGTCGGCCTCTACACAtttgccaacttctgtaattTAGTAATGGGTGTTGCCCTATTAACATTGGCGCTGTGGGCGTATATTAG GTACAGCGGGGAAATGGGTGATTTCGGTGTAAAATTGGATGAGTTTGCGACGTTTATGTGGGAAAAC tttATGAAGCCCATATATCAGGGTTGCATGGAGAAGGGCATACAACATGTGGCAACGCATGCTGCCGAAGCGGCGGTCGGTGGACGCACAGCATCGTCGGCAATGAATGGCAAAGTGAAGAAGTCATGA